One Ananas comosus cultivar F153 unplaced genomic scaffold, ASM154086v1, whole genome shotgun sequence genomic region harbors:
- the LOC109703761 gene encoding uncharacterized protein LOC109703761 has product MTEYERDFSHIVELIPFVVHDEYHKAPLFARGLRPSIRLLIASHGMLTFDERLDRALMVQSDMDEARIEQDASEKSEDRKRAQESFVGGQSSNGRPPKHRKTQSGSSNAPATSQRQSTRPCVICGKAHKVNECPQRHNHCYKCGQRGHLQADCINGVGTVSTVVSTPAAPWQDCGNTAYSLSGRPSTSRQEKGAH; this is encoded by the coding sequence ATGACAGAGTATGAGCGAGACTTTTCTCACATTGTTGAGCTTATTCCGTTCGTGGTCCATGATGAGTACCACAAGGCCCCGTTGTTTGCGAGGGGGCTAAGACCCAGTATTCGGCTTCTGATCGCATCCCACGGCATGTTGACGTTCGACGAGAGGCTGGATCGGGCCCTGATGGTGCAAAGTGATATGGATGAGGCTCGAATCGAACAGGACGCATCCGAGAAGAGTGAGGACAGGAAGCGTGCACAGGAGAGTTTTGTTGGTGGCCAATCGAGCAATGGGCGACCACCCAAGCATCGCAAGACACAGTCAGGATCGAGCAATGCCCCTGCTACATCTCAAAGGCAGAGCACCAGACCTTGTGTTATCTGCGGCAAGGCTCACAAGGTTAATGAGTGCCCACAGCGCCACAATCACTGTTACAAGTGTGGCCAACGCGGACACCTTCAGGCAGACTGCATCAATGGAGTAGGAACAGTATCTACTGTAGTGTCTACTCCAGCAGCTCCATGGCAAGATTGTGGCAACACGGCGTATTCTTTGTCTGGACGCCCCTCTACATCCCGGCAGGAAAAGGGGGCACACTAG